The following coding sequences lie in one Silurus meridionalis isolate SWU-2019-XX chromosome 19, ASM1480568v1, whole genome shotgun sequence genomic window:
- the LOC124402237 gene encoding HIG1 domain family member 1A, mitochondrial-like encodes MSSNSSWSAEEDQSSKLMRKAKESPFVPIGMAGFLGVVAYGLYKLKSRGDTKMSVHLIHMRVRAQGFVVGAMTLGVIYSMYKEYLAPGEK; translated from the exons ATGAGTTCGAACAGCAGCTGGTCTGCAGAAGAGGATCAGTCCTCAAAACTCATGAGGAAGGCAAAAGAGTCTCCGTTTGTCCCTATAG gaatgGCGGGATTCCTCGGAGTCGTAGCGTACGGATTGTACAAACTAAAATCTCGTGGAGATACGAAGATGTCTGTGCATCTGATCCACATGAGGGTCAGGGCTCAGGGCTTCGTGGTCGGCGCCATGACGCTCG gTGTGATTTACTCGATGTATAAGGAATATCTGGCTCCCGGAGAGAAGTGA